A region from the Syntrophorhabdaceae bacterium genome encodes:
- a CDS encoding alpha/beta hydrolase gives MPDYAVVDNPSVLAYVFYPREDFSPCPAFAFDRFVTVAEDVLIHCRFYKGEAGWPWILYFHGNGEVVSDYDEISPFFFKYKMNLVVADYRGYGKSGGSPTLTDISLDAHKIYDAVREELDKRGYQADPWIMGRSLGSISALEIAYRRGQAIRGLIIESGFPSIVRLLVHLDVPVGGIDLDKIDRECLEMIREIATPVLIIHGEYDTLVPPEEAEALAEHIGSTDKEVLIIPGATHNDIMFVGLKQYFEVIRKFVERTKTMPAPPA, from the coding sequence ATGCCTGACTATGCAGTAGTAGACAATCCATCGGTTCTCGCCTATGTTTTCTATCCGAGGGAGGATTTCAGCCCCTGCCCCGCTTTTGCTTTCGATCGTTTTGTGACCGTGGCTGAAGACGTCTTAATCCATTGCCGTTTCTACAAGGGAGAAGCCGGCTGGCCATGGATTCTCTATTTCCACGGGAACGGGGAAGTAGTGAGCGACTACGATGAAATCTCACCATTCTTTTTCAAATACAAAATGAACCTAGTTGTGGCCGACTATCGTGGCTATGGAAAGAGCGGCGGCAGCCCCACACTCACGGATATTTCTCTTGACGCCCACAAAATCTATGACGCCGTGAGAGAAGAACTCGATAAGCGCGGGTATCAAGCCGACCCGTGGATCATGGGCCGTTCCTTAGGAAGCATATCGGCGCTGGAGATCGCCTATCGCCGCGGACAGGCCATCCGGGGACTCATCATCGAAAGTGGCTTTCCGAGCATCGTCAGGCTTCTTGTGCATCTCGATGTCCCCGTCGGAGGCATAGACCTCGATAAGATCGATAGAGAGTGCCTCGAGATGATCCGTGAGATCGCAACCCCCGTACTCATCATCCACGGTGAGTACGATACGCTCGTCCCACCCGAAGAGGCGGAAGCCCTTGCCGAACACATTGGCTCCACTGACAAGGAGGTGCTCATCATCCCCGGGGCTACCCATAACGACATCATGTTTGTCGGTCTTAAACAGTATTTTGAAGTCATCCGCAAGTTCGTTGAGAGAACTAAGACAATGCCTGCCCCGCCGGCATGA
- a CDS encoding MFS transporter, whose product MKYKSISLFVLAHAATDLNQGAIPILLPFFIAAHHVSYTAAAMVIFVTNLVSTFMQLFFGYIADRKPFRWMIPAAMVMAALGVSLSGVAPTFNIALVCVALSGLGFAAFHPEGAKLINQLAGEKKATGMSYFSVGGQLGFAVGPIFATAMLVPFGLKGTLSFGVPALVLAAVMVHTLKGISIIDHRKHRTQDAQVTGKDAWGPFSFLAGAMLCRSVVFYGLNSFLPLYLIYVLHQSKATTGASLTVFVVACMIGNLLGGRIADRLGLRVVVIAGFTLLACLLPLLLVASSPALFVALFAPIGLVLSFPVSPMVVLGQKYLPNHIGLASGVTLGLALSFGGIMTPALGMIADRHGLYATISILAVLPVICMCLSLALKREKQIEESKID is encoded by the coding sequence GTGAAATATAAATCCATCAGCCTGTTCGTGCTTGCCCATGCCGCAACGGATCTCAACCAGGGCGCCATTCCGATTCTTCTCCCCTTTTTCATTGCCGCCCACCATGTGAGTTATACCGCAGCCGCCATGGTCATATTTGTTACCAACCTCGTATCCACGTTCATGCAGCTCTTCTTCGGGTATATCGCCGACCGCAAGCCCTTCCGGTGGATGATACCCGCAGCCATGGTCATGGCCGCACTGGGGGTCTCCTTATCGGGCGTTGCCCCCACGTTTAACATTGCCCTCGTGTGTGTGGCCTTGAGCGGTCTCGGTTTTGCCGCGTTTCATCCCGAAGGGGCTAAGCTCATCAATCAACTGGCCGGAGAAAAAAAAGCCACGGGCATGAGTTACTTTTCTGTGGGCGGCCAGCTCGGTTTTGCGGTGGGTCCTATTTTCGCCACGGCTATGCTCGTGCCATTTGGACTCAAGGGCACACTCTCGTTCGGTGTACCGGCGCTCGTCCTTGCGGCAGTCATGGTGCATACCCTCAAGGGGATTTCGATTATTGATCACAGGAAGCATAGAACCCAGGATGCGCAGGTGACAGGCAAAGACGCCTGGGGGCCTTTTTCGTTTCTTGCAGGCGCCATGCTCTGCCGCTCCGTTGTTTTTTATGGACTGAACAGTTTTCTTCCCCTGTACCTGATCTATGTGCTCCACCAGTCAAAAGCAACCACGGGTGCCTCTCTGACCGTATTTGTGGTGGCATGCATGATCGGAAATCTTCTCGGCGGCCGCATCGCTGACCGACTCGGGTTACGGGTCGTGGTGATTGCAGGATTCACTCTGCTTGCCTGTCTTCTCCCGCTTCTACTTGTGGCCTCCTCTCCGGCATTATTCGTCGCACTTTTTGCCCCCATCGGGCTCGTGCTCTCATTCCCGGTGAGCCCCATGGTCGTGCTCGGTCAGAAATATCTTCCAAACCACATAGGACTTGCTTCCGGGGTTACCCTGGGCCTTGCTTTATCCTTCGGCGGTATCATGACCCCGGCGCTGGGGATGATCGCTGACCGCCACGGCCTCTATGCCACGATCTCTATACTTGCCGTCCTGCCTGTTATCTGTATGTGTCTTTCTCTGGCTTTAAAACGTGAGAA